In a single window of the Flavivirga spongiicola genome:
- a CDS encoding efflux RND transporter periplasmic adaptor subunit has protein sequence MNKTVKIILIIVAIILLVWVLKYFKDANSKDVVDYKVETPFYTSINTKAVATGKLNPEEEIELKPQISGIVDKILVEEGDIVKKGDLIAKIRVVPNEQSLVSAKSRIASARLSFDNAKVLYNRNKTLFDKGVISIQDFENSELSYNQAKESLVQAQNDYQIIKRGSISGGNSANTNIIAQIAGTILEIPVREGDQVIQSNNFNAGTTIATIADMSLMIFEGKVDEAEVGKLEEGKEIKVILGAINDKEFPAKLTFVAPKGKEENGAVQFTIKANVTVDSTTNVRAGYSANAEIDIESKDSVLAIREALLQYNRITEKPFVEILNGDNKFKKENVKLGLSDGINVEITEGVKEGDQVKVWNKASKDNEDDDNEDED, from the coding sequence ATGAACAAGACAGTAAAAATCATTTTAATAATAGTAGCCATCATACTATTAGTATGGGTATTAAAATACTTTAAAGATGCAAACTCAAAGGATGTTGTGGACTATAAAGTAGAAACGCCTTTTTATACTTCCATAAATACAAAGGCGGTAGCAACGGGTAAATTGAATCCTGAAGAAGAGATTGAATTAAAACCACAAATTTCGGGAATAGTAGATAAAATCCTTGTAGAAGAAGGAGACATTGTGAAAAAAGGAGATTTAATCGCTAAGATTAGAGTCGTGCCCAATGAACAAAGTTTAGTAAGTGCAAAAAGTAGGATAGCATCTGCAAGATTATCTTTCGATAATGCCAAAGTGTTATATAATAGAAATAAGACCTTATTTGACAAAGGTGTTATTTCTATCCAGGATTTTGAAAACAGTGAACTGTCATACAATCAGGCAAAAGAATCATTGGTGCAAGCTCAAAACGATTACCAAATTATTAAGAGGGGATCTATTTCAGGAGGTAACTCGGCAAATACCAATATTATAGCTCAAATAGCAGGAACTATTTTAGAGATTCCTGTTCGAGAAGGCGATCAGGTTATACAAAGTAATAATTTTAATGCAGGAACAACCATTGCAACGATTGCAGATATGAGTCTTATGATTTTTGAAGGCAAAGTTGATGAAGCAGAAGTAGGGAAATTAGAAGAAGGCAAAGAGATAAAAGTTATACTAGGGGCCATTAATGATAAAGAGTTTCCTGCAAAGTTAACTTTTGTAGCTCCAAAAGGGAAAGAAGAAAATGGAGCCGTTCAATTTACAATTAAAGCAAATGTTACGGTAGATTCCACTACAAATGTAAGGGCTGGTTATAGTGCCAATGCAGAAATAGATATTGAAAGTAAGGATAGTGTTTTAGCTATTAGAGAAGCGTTACTTCAATATAACAGGATTACAGAAAAGCCTTTTGTCGAAATATTAAATGGTGATAATAAGTTTAAAAAAGAAAATGTTAAACTAGGACTTTCTGATGGTATTAATGTTGAAATTACCGAAGGTGTAAAAGAAGGTGATCAAGTTAAAGTATGGAATAAAGCATCAAAAGATAATGAAGATGATGATAACGAAGACGAAGATTAA
- a CDS encoding TolC family protein: MKQYFFASAFLLISLTLSAQEKKWTLQECVNHALENNITVKQTELDASIAEENIITAKANFLPTVSASASQNFNFGSFIGNDGSRISRDTRGNSFGLNSGITIFNGFQNINFYKQAKLGLKSSQLQLDILKDNISLNVVNAYLNILLNKETLKLAEEQVEISQKSLNQVQGFVDAGVRAKADLLESQSQLAADGERLVNAQNSVILSLLNLSQIIQVSKEGFDVESILIDLTDTVLIYNSTNEILSYALTNRPEIKNAELNVKNAEFNVAIAKSSYYPTLTFGAGLGTSYQHIQGQDDVIPIFDQNTGTLIELRSNGFGKQLENNLGYNFGLNLSIPIFSGFRNDANVKRSKINKEKSNLALDLEKQTLTTNIEQAYADAKASLKQYEASKTSVIAQEEAFKNAQEKYDLGVSTSFELEQVRNRLVNAQSSFLNAKYNFVFKTKVLDFYMGKSLTD; encoded by the coding sequence ATGAAACAATATTTTTTTGCATCAGCATTTTTATTAATAAGCCTAACACTATCTGCACAAGAGAAAAAATGGACACTCCAGGAATGTGTTAATCATGCATTAGAGAATAATATTACGGTAAAGCAAACAGAATTAGATGCATCAATAGCCGAAGAGAATATCATTACTGCTAAGGCTAACTTTTTGCCAACCGTTAGCGCATCTGCCTCACAAAATTTTAATTTTGGATCATTTATTGGTAACGATGGTAGTAGAATATCAAGAGATACAAGAGGAAATAGTTTTGGACTAAATTCAGGAATAACCATTTTTAATGGCTTTCAAAATATAAATTTTTATAAGCAGGCTAAATTAGGTTTAAAAAGTAGTCAGCTTCAGTTGGATATTTTAAAGGATAATATTTCACTAAATGTTGTTAATGCCTATCTTAATATTTTACTCAATAAAGAGACTTTAAAATTGGCTGAAGAACAGGTTGAAATTAGCCAAAAAAGTTTAAATCAAGTGCAAGGTTTTGTTGATGCAGGAGTAAGAGCTAAAGCAGATTTATTAGAATCTCAATCTCAATTAGCAGCTGATGGTGAGCGTTTGGTAAATGCTCAAAACAGTGTGATTTTATCTTTGCTGAATCTGTCTCAAATAATTCAAGTCTCTAAAGAGGGCTTTGATGTGGAAAGTATTCTTATAGATTTAACTGATACGGTTTTAATTTATAATAGTACGAATGAAATTTTATCTTACGCATTAACCAACAGACCGGAAATAAAAAATGCTGAGCTAAATGTTAAAAATGCTGAATTTAATGTGGCTATTGCTAAAAGTTCGTATTATCCTACGTTAACTTTTGGAGCTGGATTAGGAACTTCTTACCAGCACATTCAAGGGCAGGATGATGTGATCCCTATTTTTGACCAGAATACTGGAACGTTAATAGAGCTTAGGTCTAATGGTTTCGGTAAACAATTAGAAAATAATTTGGGATATAACTTTGGACTCAATTTGAGTATTCCTATTTTTTCTGGTTTTAGAAATGACGCAAACGTTAAAAGGTCTAAAATTAACAAAGAAAAATCAAATTTAGCTTTAGATCTAGAAAAGCAAACTTTAACGACGAATATAGAACAAGCCTACGCTGATGCTAAAGCATCTTTAAAACAATATGAAGCTTCAAAAACATCTGTGATAGCTCAAGAAGAAGCATTTAAAAACGCACAAGAAAAGTACGATTTAGGAGTAAGTACTTCTTTTGAGTTAGAACAAGTAAGAAATAGATTGGTTAATGCACAATCCTCTTTTTTAAATGCGAAGTATAATTTTGTTTTTAAGACAAAAGTTTTAGACTTTTACATGGGAAAATCTTTAACTGATTAA
- the tsaB gene encoding tRNA (adenosine(37)-N6)-threonylcarbamoyltransferase complex dimerization subunit type 1 TsaB: MSIYILNIETATTNCSVSLSKDGETVVLKEDYDKNYSHAERLHVYIDDLLKEAKVASGNIEAIAVSKGPGSYTGLRIGVSAAKGLCFALDKPLISVSTLEALAHQVTCNNGVIIPMLDARRMEVYSAVFNTDYNQIRATEAQILDENSFEDYLEKGNVYFIGNGVEKAKTLIKHPNAVFIDDKLPSANEMSHLAYNKYKISDLEDVAYFEPYYLKDFVALKPKPKSV; this comes from the coding sequence ATGAGTATATACATTTTAAACATAGAAACAGCAACAACTAATTGCTCCGTATCACTTTCAAAAGATGGAGAAACAGTCGTTCTAAAAGAAGATTACGATAAAAACTATTCGCATGCCGAAAGACTTCATGTTTATATTGATGACCTTTTAAAAGAAGCTAAAGTAGCATCAGGCAATATAGAAGCCATTGCTGTGAGCAAAGGTCCTGGATCTTATACGGGTTTACGAATTGGAGTTTCGGCAGCTAAAGGGCTTTGTTTTGCTTTAGATAAGCCTTTAATTTCTGTTTCTACTTTAGAAGCTTTAGCACATCAGGTTACTTGTAATAATGGGGTTATTATCCCCATGTTAGATGCAAGAAGAATGGAAGTGTATTCTGCTGTTTTCAACACTGATTATAATCAAATAAGAGCTACTGAAGCGCAAATTTTGGATGAAAATTCCTTTGAAGATTATTTAGAAAAAGGAAACGTTTACTTTATAGGAAATGGTGTTGAAAAAGCAAAAACATTAATCAAGCACCCAAATGCTGTTTTTATTGATGATAAATTACCTTCAGCAAATGAAATGAGCCATTTGGCTTATAATAAATATAAAATAAGCGACCTAGAAGATGTCGCTTATTTTGAACCTTATTATTTAAAAGATTTTGTGGCTTTAAAACCTAAACCTAAGTCTGTTTAA
- a CDS encoding mechanosensitive ion channel family protein gives MDLEKWTDLGLTFIKDYGIKVLGAIIIWIIGSWLIKKANRMIAKVMTKANYDASLQKFLLNLISWVFKILLFLAILSQLGVETTSFAAILAAAGLAVGLALQGSLGNFAGGVLIMIFKPIKIGDLIEAQGELGVVKEIEIFTTKILTPTNKEVIIPNGALSNGNITNYSTEGKLRVDLTIGVSYDADIKQTKDVLMTALASNPQVLQNPEPTVNVSELADSSVNFAVRPWSTVENYWDVYFGTLEKCKEALDAAGIEIPYPHQVEIHKNA, from the coding sequence ATGGATTTAGAAAAATGGACTGATTTAGGATTGACATTTATTAAAGACTATGGCATAAAAGTTCTTGGTGCCATTATTATATGGATCATTGGTTCCTGGCTCATAAAAAAAGCCAATAGAATGATTGCCAAAGTGATGACTAAAGCTAATTATGATGCTAGCTTACAAAAGTTCTTACTTAATTTAATCAGTTGGGTTTTTAAAATACTATTGTTTTTAGCTATTTTATCGCAATTGGGTGTAGAAACAACCTCTTTTGCAGCTATTTTAGCAGCTGCAGGTTTAGCTGTTGGCTTAGCACTACAAGGTTCCTTAGGAAATTTTGCTGGTGGTGTTTTAATTATGATTTTTAAGCCCATCAAAATTGGCGATTTAATTGAAGCACAAGGAGAGTTAGGGGTTGTAAAAGAAATTGAAATTTTTACTACCAAAATTTTAACGCCTACTAATAAAGAAGTTATTATTCCTAATGGTGCATTATCTAACGGAAACATTACCAATTATTCTACTGAAGGGAAGTTACGTGTAGATCTAACGATTGGCGTAAGCTATGATGCCGATATAAAACAAACTAAGGATGTGTTAATGACTGCTTTAGCATCCAACCCACAAGTACTTCAAAATCCTGAACCTACAGTTAATGTCTCTGAGTTGGCAGATAGTTCTGTTAATTTTGCAGTACGTCCATGGTCTACTGTTGAAAATTATTGGGATGTGTATTTTGGAACGCTTGAAAAATGTAAAGAAGCACTTGACGCGGCTGGTATAGAAATTCCATACCCACATCAGGTTGAAATTCATAAAAACGCTTAA
- a CDS encoding DUF1304 domain-containing protein, protein MTFLTILLISVVAFEHIYFLILEMFLWTKPKGIKTFGLKSKEFAEETKVLAANQGLYNGFLAAGLIFSIIQKNIIFAVFFLICVTIAGIYGSYSTKKIKLFYVQAVPAILALLSCFF, encoded by the coding sequence ATGACTTTTTTAACCATCTTATTAATTTCGGTAGTTGCTTTTGAACATATATATTTTCTTATTTTAGAAATGTTTTTGTGGACGAAGCCAAAAGGTATAAAAACCTTTGGGTTAAAATCTAAGGAATTTGCCGAAGAAACCAAAGTTCTAGCAGCAAACCAGGGACTATATAATGGTTTTTTGGCTGCAGGGCTAATTTTTTCTATCATACAAAAAAATATAATATTTGCTGTTTTTTTTCTTATTTGTGTGACTATTGCAGGCATCTATGGGTCTTACTCTACAAAGAAAATAAAACTATTTTATGTACAAGCCGTTCCCGCTATTTTGGCTTTGTTAAGTTGTTTCTTTTAA
- a CDS encoding thioredoxin domain-containing protein: MEHKYTNDLIHETSPYLLQHAHNPVNWNAWNKNTLAKAKAENKLLLISVGYAACHWCHVMEHESFEDSLVAQIMNKNFINVKVDREERPDVDQVYMNAVQLMTGRGGWPLNAIALPDGRPIWGETYVPKKQWMSALEQISKLYVEKPEKLYEYADKLEQGLKTLDIVTLNTDEPVFKTDYISSAIKTWSAQFDNNQGGMNRAPKFMMPNNYHFLLRYAYQIDDKKLQDYVNLTLKRMAYGGIFDQIGGGFSRYSVDAKWHVPHFEKMLYDNGQLVSLYSDAYLITKNELYKDIVTETLDYIKREMTTENGAFYSSLDADSNTPEGELEEGAFYVWQKDSLKTILQNDYELFSDYYNVNSYGLWEHDNYVLIRRDDDEKIIKKYDLTKDLLAEKKEHWKQTLTAIRNKRSKPRLDDKTLTSWNALMLKGYIDAYRVFGDPSYLASAEKNANFIINNQLREDGGLDHNYKNGKSNINGYLEDYAATIDAFLTLYENTLNETWLTTARDLANYTFDHFFDEGSKMFYFTSDEDESLVSRSIEYRDNVIPASNSIMAKNLFRLSHYFDNTHYSKTAISMLNNVKPEMQEYPSGYSNWFDLMLNYANPYYEVAIVGKDAKNKIAELNKTYIPNKLIAGSTSDNSLPLLENRYNPDNTLIYVCVNKACKLPVSEVDKAITLLKE, encoded by the coding sequence ATGGAACATAAATATACCAACGACCTGATACATGAAACAAGCCCATACCTATTACAACATGCTCACAACCCCGTAAACTGGAATGCCTGGAATAAAAACACACTAGCTAAAGCTAAGGCAGAAAATAAATTATTATTAATTAGTGTTGGTTATGCCGCTTGCCATTGGTGCCATGTTATGGAACATGAAAGTTTTGAAGATAGTTTGGTCGCTCAAATAATGAATAAAAATTTTATTAATGTGAAAGTTGATAGAGAAGAACGCCCAGATGTAGATCAGGTATATATGAATGCCGTTCAGCTTATGACAGGAAGAGGCGGTTGGCCTTTAAATGCTATCGCATTACCAGATGGAAGACCTATTTGGGGAGAAACCTACGTCCCTAAAAAACAATGGATGAGTGCCTTGGAACAAATCTCAAAATTATATGTTGAGAAACCTGAAAAGCTTTATGAATATGCCGATAAACTAGAGCAAGGGTTAAAGACTTTAGACATTGTCACTTTAAATACAGACGAACCCGTTTTTAAGACTGATTATATATCTAGTGCTATTAAAACATGGTCTGCGCAGTTTGATAATAACCAAGGCGGTATGAATAGGGCTCCTAAATTTATGATGCCTAATAACTATCATTTTTTATTAAGATATGCTTATCAAATAGATGATAAAAAATTACAAGACTATGTTAATTTAACACTCAAAAGGATGGCTTATGGTGGTATTTTTGATCAAATAGGTGGTGGTTTTTCAAGATACTCAGTGGACGCAAAATGGCATGTGCCTCATTTTGAAAAAATGCTTTACGACAATGGGCAATTAGTAAGCTTGTATTCGGACGCTTATCTCATTACTAAAAATGAGTTGTATAAAGATATTGTCACAGAGACTTTAGATTATATAAAAAGAGAGATGACCACCGAAAATGGTGCATTTTACTCATCACTTGATGCAGATAGTAATACTCCAGAAGGCGAATTGGAAGAAGGCGCTTTTTATGTTTGGCAAAAAGATAGCTTAAAGACTATTTTACAAAACGATTATGAATTGTTTTCAGATTATTACAATGTTAATAGCTATGGCCTTTGGGAGCATGATAACTATGTCTTAATTAGAAGGGACGATGATGAAAAAATAATCAAAAAATACGATTTAACAAAAGACCTCTTAGCTGAAAAGAAAGAGCATTGGAAACAAACTTTAACAGCTATTCGTAATAAGCGTTCTAAACCACGTTTAGATGATAAAACACTCACCTCTTGGAATGCTTTAATGCTTAAAGGGTATATTGATGCTTATCGCGTTTTTGGTGATCCTTCTTATTTAGCATCTGCCGAAAAAAATGCTAATTTTATAATTAACAATCAATTGCGAGAAGATGGTGGTTTAGATCATAACTACAAAAACGGAAAAAGCAATATTAATGGCTATTTAGAAGATTATGCAGCAACCATTGATGCCTTTTTAACACTTTATGAAAACACATTAAATGAAACATGGTTAACTACTGCCAGAGATTTAGCTAATTATACTTTCGACCATTTCTTTGATGAGGGAAGTAAAATGTTTTATTTCACATCGGATGAAGATGAATCTTTAGTCTCAAGAAGTATTGAATATAGAGATAATGTCATTCCTGCAAGTAATTCTATTATGGCAAAAAACCTGTTCAGACTATCTCATTATTTTGATAATACGCATTATAGTAAAACTGCTATAAGCATGTTAAATAATGTAAAACCGGAAATGCAAGAATACCCATCGGGCTATTCTAACTGGTTTGATTTAATGCTAAACTATGCGAACCCTTACTATGAAGTTGCCATCGTAGGAAAAGATGCAAAAAATAAAATTGCTGAGTTAAACAAAACGTATATTCCTAATAAACTTATTGCTGGCAGTACTTCAGATAATAGTTTACCTTTATTAGAAAATAGATACAACCCAGATAATACGCTTATTTATGTTTGTGTAAACAAAGCCTGTAAACTTCCAGTATCTGAAGTTGATAAGGCCATAACACTATTAAAAGAATGA
- a CDS encoding dodecin family protein, with amino-acid sequence MSVLKVIEVLSNSDKSWEDATKKAVKHASKSVKNIRSVYVQDQSASVKDGEVTEYRVNLKITFEVN; translated from the coding sequence ATGTCAGTATTAAAAGTAATTGAAGTTTTATCAAACTCAGATAAAAGTTGGGAAGATGCCACAAAAAAAGCAGTAAAACATGCTTCTAAAAGTGTAAAAAATATTCGTTCTGTATATGTTCAAGACCAAAGTGCCAGCGTAAAAGATGGTGAGGTTACCGAATATAGAGTGAATCTTAAAATCACTTTTGAAGTCAATTAA
- a CDS encoding NifU family protein, translating to MNTFKVSVQETSNNAIIKFELNQFITKHQSFEFNNIDEAKASPLAQQLFYLPFVKKVYISGNFVAVERYDIVEWNDVQDEVAKQIEAYLNDGGVVIEDSAVTKKVPVTVYAESTPNPAAMKFVTNKKIVTTLFEFTSIDEAKLSPLATELFHFPFVKNVFIDENYVSITKYDMAEWQDITIQIREFIKSYIENGKEVVLPNAAETLQKSTTQLDSHFETLDDTSKEIINILEEYVKPAVASDGGNIQFISYDKNTKNVSVMLQGACSGCPSSTYTLKSGIENMLKEMLPGKVKMVEAING from the coding sequence ATGAATACTTTCAAGGTTTCCGTGCAAGAAACGTCCAATAATGCCATCATTAAATTTGAATTAAATCAATTTATAACAAAGCATCAAAGCTTTGAATTTAATAATATAGATGAAGCAAAAGCATCACCTTTAGCACAACAATTATTTTATTTACCATTTGTAAAAAAAGTTTACATTTCCGGAAATTTTGTTGCTGTAGAGCGCTATGATATAGTTGAATGGAACGATGTTCAAGATGAAGTTGCCAAACAAATTGAAGCTTATTTAAATGACGGAGGGGTAGTCATTGAGGATTCAGCTGTTACAAAAAAAGTTCCTGTAACGGTCTATGCTGAGAGTACACCAAACCCAGCAGCCATGAAGTTTGTTACTAATAAAAAAATAGTAACAACGCTTTTTGAATTCACATCCATTGATGAGGCTAAATTATCACCATTGGCAACAGAATTATTTCATTTTCCTTTTGTAAAAAATGTCTTTATAGATGAAAATTATGTGTCGATTACTAAATACGACATGGCTGAATGGCAAGATATCACCATACAAATTCGTGAGTTTATAAAAAGCTATATTGAAAATGGAAAAGAAGTAGTATTGCCTAATGCTGCTGAAACTTTACAAAAATCGACAACACAACTGGATAGTCACTTCGAAACGTTAGATGATACATCCAAAGAAATAATAAATATTCTTGAAGAGTATGTAAAACCGGCTGTAGCTAGCGATGGTGGTAATATTCAATTTATATCTTATGATAAAAACACAAAAAACGTAAGTGTGATGCTACAAGGCGCATGTAGTGGATGTCCATCATCTACTTATACTTTAAAAAGTGGTATCGAAAACATGTTAAAAGAAATGCTTCCGGGTAAAGTTAAAATGGTAGAGGCTATTAATGGTTAA